The Bacillota bacterium genome contains the following window.
ACGTGGCGCAGGGGATATTCCCACCTCAGTGTGTGTGCGGGGGCACCTTAAGGCCGAACGTGGTCCTGTTTGGTGACTCCATGCCAAAAGATTATGTCCTGGCGGTGCGGGCGCTCCATAATTGCGACCTGCTTCTGGTGGTGGGGAGCAGCCTGGAGGTCTCTCCAGCCAACACCCTGCCGAATCTGGCCCGCCGGGTGGTGATCGTCAACCTGACCCCGACCCATTTTGACCAGCACGCGGATGTTGTAATCAACGATAAGGCCAGTAAGGTCTTTATGGATATTTGGGCTAGACTAATACATCAAAGTTGCTAAATCCACCGCTTGCGTTTAAACAGGACAATCATGCCGCCCGACATGGCGAACATTCCGCCCAAAATAGCCCAGAACTCCATCGGGTGGTCCTGATAGGGGATCGGCACATTCATCCCAAACACACTGGCGATTAAGGTCAGAGGCATCATAATCGTTGAAGCCAGAGTCAGAACGCGGATAACTTCATTGGTCTGGTTGGAAAGCACGGAGAAGAACGAGTCCAGGGTGTTGTTGACCAGATCCCGATACGTGTCTGTGGTGTCAGTAATCCGCTCCAGGTGATCAACCAGGTCCATGTAAAAGGGTTGGTTCTCAGGACGAATTTCAAAGGAGTAACGGCCACCAACGTTGGCAAAGATGCGTTTCTGCGGTAGGATGACTTTCCGTAAGAGAAGGATCGTCCGTTTTAAGGCCAGAATCTCATCCGATACCTCCCGGGCCGGGTTCACATAGATCTCATCTTCCAGCTCATCAATCCGCTCACCGATCCGCTCCACGATCGGAAAGTAGTCATCAACAATATTGTCAATAATGGAGTAGAGGAGGTAATCGGGACCGCGATCCATCAGCATGTTCTGCTGCAGGCAGCGTTTGGCGACTTTGCCTACAGCCGCTAGAGCGGTTTTGTGAATGGTGACAATGTAATTTTGCCCGAGGAAAACGTCCAGTTCTGAGGTTGTGATTTCGTCATCGCTTTCCTCATCGTAGTGCAGGGCATGAAAAACGAAGAAGTAGTACTTGTCGTATTTATCGACTTTCGCCCGGGGGCTGGTCTGCAGGCAGTCCTCAATCGCCAGTGGGTGGAAGTCGAAAATTTTGCCAATGTAGTTTAACTCCAGGTCATTGCAGTCGTAGAGGTCGATCCAGAGGAGATTTTCCGGGTTAGCGAGGAGCTCGTCTTTGATCGTCAGGTCAATGTCGTGCAAGATCTTACGCTCGGTATCATTCCAGAAGTAAGTCTTGATCATCCTTTTCCCCCCTTTTTAGTCAGAGGGTCGTACCTCGCCGGTGGTAAAAATACGACCCTCTGTGGTTGTTGGTTTGGCTTATAGACAAGTAGGACTGGTCACCAGGTATCGGGTCTATTTTAACCACCCTCTTTCTTCCCCAAATTCTATTACCCGGCACTGTATGACGGCGCGTCGCAAATAGACACAATTAATCATAACTTTTTTCGTGAATGCTTGTCAACTCGTTTCCCCGTCCAGATTAAAACTCTGTAACGGCGGAGACAATACCGGTAGAGGTGACTTTTTGGTGAGAAAGTATCCATTCCTGAGCAAACTGGCGATTGTCCTAGTGGTTGTCTTCAGCCCATTTGTTGCCGGGTGCAACTCCTGGCTTAGTTTGCCGGAACCTCAGTTACCGGTGGCTTCCCAGGTTTTTGATGTCAACGGCCAGGTCATCGCTCACCTGTATCAAGAGAACCGGGTGGAGGTACCGTTGAAGGACATTTCTCCTTACATGCGGCAGGCGATCGTGGCCATTGAAGACGAGCGGTTTTATCAACACGTGGGAATTGACCCCATTGGCATTGCCAGAGCAATATGGGTGGACCTGCGGGCCGGCCGGGTGGTAGAAGGCGGCAGTACGATTACCCAGCAGACGGTTAAGAACCTCTACCTGACTCAAGAACGCACCCTGATCCGGAAGTTTAAGGAATTAGTCCTGACTATCCAACTGGAACGACGGTACACGAAAGACGAAATCCTGGAGATGTACCTGAACACAATTTATTTTGGCCAGGGGGCATATGGGATTGAAGTGGCGTCCCAGACATACTTCGGGAAGCCAGCAAAGAATTTGACTCTGGCCGAAAGCGCCATGCTGGCCGGCATCCCGCGCTCACCCGCCAATTATTCCCCGTTTCGTAATCTGGAGCGGGCGAAAGAACGCCAGGGCGTGGTGCTCGACCGCCTGGTTAAGTTAGGCTGGATCAGCAATGAGGCGGCGGAGAAGGCCAGAGAAGAACCGATTCGGCTGGCGCAGCCGAAGGAAAGAATTACCCGTGCGCCATATCTCATGGATGAAATCAGGGAATACGTGATTAGTCACTATGAAAACGGGGCTACCCTGCTCTACGGTGAGGGCCTCTCCATCTACACCACCATTGACCTGAAGATGCAGGAGGCGGCGGAGCGAGCTTTTTCAGAAGTGGTGGCCGGGACTAAGCCCGATGTCGAAGGGGCGCTGGTGGCAATTGATCCCACGAACGGCTACATCAAGGCGATGATCGGGGGGCGGAACTTTGCCCAGAGCAAATTCAACCGGGCGATGCAGGCAAAACGCCAACCCGGCTCGGCCTTCAAGCCTTTCCTGTACACGGCGGCAATTGACCGGGGCTATACCGCGGCCCGGACCTACATGTGTGAGCCGACCAAGTTCCCTCAACCCGACGGCACGGTTTACAAGCCGACCGATTACGGGGATAAACCCTATCACTACCGTCCATTCACCTTGAAAGAAGCCCTGATGATTTCGGATAATGTGGTCTCGGTTCAGCTAAACCAGGAAATCGGCCCCTCAGTGTTGGTGGATTATGCCCACCGCATGGGGATTGAAAGTTACCTGCGGCCATACCTGTCCCTGGCACTGGGTACGAGTGAGGTAACGGTGCTGGAGATGGCGAAAGCCTACGGCCCATTGGCTAGTGGCGGGTTGCTGACCAGGCCGTTCTACCTGTTAAAAATTGTTGACCGCTACGGGCGGGTCCTGGAAGAACACCGGCCGCAAGTGAGCCAGGTCCTTGACCCGGTCACCGCCTATATTGTGACGGATATGCTCAAAGGTGTGCTGCAGTCAGGAGGAACGGGATCGCATCTGGCGGGGATTGTGGGACGGCCAGCCGCGGGCAAAACGGGAACAACCGAGGAGTTTCGTGATGCCTGGTTTGTGGGCTATACGCCGCAGTTGGTTTGCGCGGTGTGGATCGGCTACGACCAGCCGACCCAGCCGGTAGGGATTCCCGGTGGGCGGATTGCGGGCCCAATTTGGGCCAAATTTATGCGGGATGCCCTGGCGGGGGTGCCACCCACGGACTTTCCCGTTCCACCTGGGATCGTCTTGGCGAACGTTGATGCGGAGAATGGGTATTTGGCGACGCCCTGGTGCCCGAAAACCATCACCGCCGCTTTTCGGGCGGGAACGGAGCCGAAAGAACCTTGTCCCCAGCACGCCGGACCGCCTTTGGGCCTCTTCTTTGGTCCTTAACCGCCGAAACGTTTGAAAAACTGCTGGTTGACTACTTTCTCGAGGGAATCATCCAACGGTTTTAAGACAATCTCGCCATACCGGCGACGCAGGGCCAGGGTTAGCAGGTAATCAGCCAGATGAGGATTCTTACCCAGGATGGGGCCATGCAGGTACGTCCCAAAAGCATTGCGGTAGCGGGCACCCTCGGTTTTATCCTGGCCATTGTTACCAGCACCGAAAATCACCTGACCGAAGGGGGAAGCGGTTCCGAGGACCGTCCGACCCGAGTGGTTTTCAAACCCGACCACGGGATAGTCTTCCGGTAGTTCATGGACACGGATGGCAATATTTCCCCTAAGACGGCTGGTGCCGGCTGTCGTTACGGCGTCAAAGATCCCGACGCCGGGCAGGTTATCTCCTGTTCGGGAAACATAGCTTTTGCCGAGCAGTTGATAGCCGCCGCAAATACTGAGCACCACGAGCCCATTCTCCACTGCTTCCACGAGGTAGGGGCCTTTTTTAGCCAGGTCTCGACTGACAGCGGACTGTTCCTGATCCGGACCTCCACCCATGAACAGTAGGTCGTATTTGCTGGCCTCGAATTCATCCCCAATCGAGACCTCTGTCAATTCCACTCTGATGCCGCGCCACTGCAGGCGTTGACATAGGATGATGATGTTCCCCCGGTCGCCGTACAGATTAAGCAGATCGGGATACAGATGGCAGATGGATAGTTTCATGTTTATCCCCCAGCTTGCAGAGTAGTTTGCGGTAAGGAGCCAGATTGGTGTAGGTACACAGAATCGCCAGTTCGTCGACTGGTTCATTCAAGAGCTCTAGGATGCTCTTCAAACGGTTTTCCTGGATTTTGATGCGCTTAGGGTCAATTCCATTGTACTTGAGGCAGAGGGCCATGTCACCCGCCCGCAAACCGGCGCAGACAATGGGAAAGGTCGGGTGTTCGTTGAGGTGGGTATAATCCACATCCCACAGCCAGGAGACATCACGGCCGTCAGCAGCCAGGTCATTGATGGCAAACAAAAAGCCTAAGGTGGTTTTCGGGTTGATGGTTTTTAAGACCTCCGTCAATCCGCTGGGGTTCTTAGTCAAGAAAAGGGTGCAGCGTTTGCCGCGCAGATAAAAAACTTCTGACCTTCCCTCAGGTGGAAGGAAATCTTCAACAACAGCGGTGATGGTGGCCGATGGGACATTGAAAGACAGCGCTAGACTGACCGCGGCGGTGACGTTGTAGATGTTATAGAACCCGAGCAAAAAGGTGGTCAGCGAGAGAGCACCGGTTGGGTGGCGCAGTTTGAAGGAGGTAGTACCGGCTTGTATGTAGTAGCTAATCACGCAATAATTGGGCTCCGGGCGGGTGTAAGCACAGGCGGTGCAAGCATACTGACCTAAATGGCTGTACTGAAAGTACTCAAAGCGCAAGGGGGCTTCACAAAGGGGACAAAAGTGTGCCTCTCTGGGTTCTATAATTGATGATTTCTGTTCCGGTTTCTGGTTCACCCCATAATATTGAACGCGCTGGTGTCCATAACCAAGGGAAGCGACCAGTGAATCATCAGCGTTCAGGATCAGAGTGGCCTCTGGCAGAGATAACAGGCAGTCGTGTATGACCTGCCAGAGCCGCTGCAATTCCCAGTAGCGGTCAAGCTGATCCCGGAGCAGATTGGTTACCACTACAGCGGATGGCTTCAAGTGCTGGCAGAGAAGGTCAAGATTACCCTCATCAACTTCCAGAACGGCCACGCTACGGCCTGATTTCCTCCGCGGTCGGTCCAGCAACGCGGTCGCGATGCCGGACAGCATATTGGCGCCTTCACGGTTGTGGATAACTTCATCCCCGTGCCGGCGCAGGATTTCTGCCACCAGGTTCGCGGTGGTAGTCTTGCCGTTGGTTCCAGTAATCAGGATTACCAGGTCGAACTGCCGGATGGTGTGCTTGATGAAATCGGGATCAATCCCTAAAATTACCCGCCCCGGCAGGGATGTCCCACCCAGCCCCAGGGTTTGCGCTAAAAAACGAATCAGCCGACCCACAAGCCGGGCGACTGGAAAACGCCAGGTCATGTTTTATAATGTCCCCCTTGTATATCCTCCGATTTTCGAACCTGCAAAACGTATTTTTAGTTTTCTGTTCAGCGTGTTATCTGTCTGATCCCGAGCTTATCCTGGAGCAGCTTCCTGTCTCTAATTGTACTCTCTCCAGCAGCAGGGCGCAACCACAGTTGTTTATCTTAAAAAGTGCAGTAGGAGTAGCCAGTGCCTGCGTAAACGTTTATACTTAAGAAAAGAGTCAAAATTAAGGAGGTTTACGCTGTGTTAAAACCTTCGTGGACGGTGCGCAATATTTATCTGTACCTGGTTTGTTTCACTACCCTGATCATGATGGTGGTTGGTACGGTCCAGGCTTTTGACGCCGCTTACGGTTTGGTATTTCCAGCCCCCGTGCGCCCAGAGATGTTTCCAGAGATGTTTAAAGAACCGTACCAGCCGGGCAAAGAGGCAGCGAACCTGACCCCGGAAGAAAAGGCGAAGGAGGAGGTAAGAGCTAAGGCTAACCAGGAGTTCCAGATCAAGCAGAACCGGTACTTTGCTACAAAGCGGTTGTTCGAAAACGGCGTCCTGATCCTGGTCGCCCTGCCGCTTTATCTGTATCACTGGCGGCTGGTCAAGAAGAGTGTTGAAGAAGAAAAACAGATGAAGGAATGAATTGCGTGCGAATAGATTGGGGAGAGCCTGAGATTAGATAAGAATTATTGTGAGATTAGTGAATGACTAGAGTGAGATTAGTGTGAGCGCAGCCAAGCAGCTGAACCGGGATGGTTTGGCTGTTTTTTATTTCTTAGGTGGCAAAAAATTGGATATAGTTGGAGGAATTGGAGAGAATATGTAGAAGAATATCCCATGAGCATGTTGTTTCTTTCACTTGATCGCATGCCTTACCTGGAGCGTGGAGTGACTGTGCTTTGCTAACTAAAAGTAAGGAGATTGTTATGCCCGAGAAGCTAATTATTAGGGAAATCTTATGACTATTGTCAAGATTAAGAAAAATGTATTATGGGAGGGAAAAATATTCATCTCACAATTCATCTCCGACCCGTGAAGGCTGATGTAATCTTGCCTGTTCATTATAACCACATTGTCCAGGCGGCGATTTATCATTCCATCGATTCCGAACTGGCTGCTTTTCTGCATGAGCAGGGTTTTCTTAATGGGAAACGGATCTTTAAAATGTTTGCTTTTTCCCTTTTGCGGGGTCCGTTTGCTATTGATAAAGCACGAAATTTGATCAAGTTTACAAATGAAATACAACTAACTATCTCATCACCGGTGGATGAATTTTGCCAATCATTGGTTAATACTTTGCTGACCCGGGGATATATCCGGCTGGGCGAAACAGAGGTGGCTGTCGAAAAGGTTTATGCCCAACAATTCAAGGTCGAAAATAAAGAGGTCCCTCTCAAGACCCTTTCGCCTGTTGTCCTGTACAGCACTTTATTGAGGCCGGATGGGCGCAAGTACACC
Protein-coding sequences here:
- the corA gene encoding magnesium/cobalt transporter CorA → MIKTYFWNDTERKILHDIDLTIKDELLANPENLLWIDLYDCNDLELNYIGKIFDFHPLAIEDCLQTSPRAKVDKYDKYYFFVFHALHYDEESDDEITTSELDVFLGQNYIVTIHKTALAAVGKVAKRCLQQNMLMDRGPDYLLYSIIDNIVDDYFPIVERIGERIDELEDEIYVNPAREVSDEILALKRTILLLRKVILPQKRIFANVGGRYSFEIRPENQPFYMDLVDHLERITDTTDTYRDLVNNTLDSFFSVLSNQTNEVIRVLTLASTIMMPLTLIASVFGMNVPIPYQDHPMEFWAILGGMFAMSGGMIVLFKRKRWI
- a CDS encoding penicillin-binding protein 1A, which produces MSKLAIVLVVVFSPFVAGCNSWLSLPEPQLPVASQVFDVNGQVIAHLYQENRVEVPLKDISPYMRQAIVAIEDERFYQHVGIDPIGIARAIWVDLRAGRVVEGGSTITQQTVKNLYLTQERTLIRKFKELVLTIQLERRYTKDEILEMYLNTIYFGQGAYGIEVASQTYFGKPAKNLTLAESAMLAGIPRSPANYSPFRNLERAKERQGVVLDRLVKLGWISNEAAEKAREEPIRLAQPKERITRAPYLMDEIREYVISHYENGATLLYGEGLSIYTTIDLKMQEAAERAFSEVVAGTKPDVEGALVAIDPTNGYIKAMIGGRNFAQSKFNRAMQAKRQPGSAFKPFLYTAAIDRGYTAARTYMCEPTKFPQPDGTVYKPTDYGDKPYHYRPFTLKEALMISDNVVSVQLNQEIGPSVLVDYAHRMGIESYLRPYLSLALGTSEVTVLEMAKAYGPLASGGLLTRPFYLLKIVDRYGRVLEEHRPQVSQVLDPVTAYIVTDMLKGVLQSGGTGSHLAGIVGRPAAGKTGTTEEFRDAWFVGYTPQLVCAVWIGYDQPTQPVGIPGGRIAGPIWAKFMRDALAGVPPTDFPVPPGIVLANVDAENGYLATPWCPKTITAAFRAGTEPKEPCPQHAGPPLGLFFGP
- a CDS encoding glutamine amidotransferase; the encoded protein is MKLSICHLYPDLLNLYGDRGNIIILCQRLQWRGIRVELTEVSIGDEFEASKYDLLFMGGGPDQEQSAVSRDLAKKGPYLVEAVENGLVVLSICGGYQLLGKSYVSRTGDNLPGVGIFDAVTTAGTSRLRGNIAIRVHELPEDYPVVGFENHSGRTVLGTASPFGQVIFGAGNNGQDKTEGARYRNAFGTYLHGPILGKNPHLADYLLTLALRRRYGEIVLKPLDDSLEKVVNQQFFKRFGG
- the cas6 gene encoding CRISPR-associated endoribonuclease Cas6, with product MHLTIHLRPVKADVILPVHYNHIVQAAIYHSIDSELAAFLHEQGFLNGKRIFKMFAFSLLRGPFAIDKARNLIKFTNEIQLTISSPVDEFCQSLVNTLLTRGYIRLGETEVAVEKVYAQQFKVENKEVPLKTLSPVVLYSTLLRPDGRKYTCYFQPGEPDYDKLLNSNLQKKYRAFCGTEPPAGQVRARTLGRQRMHVVNYKGTIVKGYSGKLILTGPIPLLQLAVDGGLGGKNAQGFGCVEVVGEEKSL
- a CDS encoding Mur ligase family protein → MTWRFPVARLVGRLIRFLAQTLGLGGTSLPGRVILGIDPDFIKHTIRQFDLVILITGTNGKTTTANLVAEILRRHGDEVIHNREGANMLSGIATALLDRPRRKSGRSVAVLEVDEGNLDLLCQHLKPSAVVVTNLLRDQLDRYWELQRLWQVIHDCLLSLPEATLILNADDSLVASLGYGHQRVQYYGVNQKPEQKSSIIEPREAHFCPLCEAPLRFEYFQYSHLGQYACTACAYTRPEPNYCVISYYIQAGTTSFKLRHPTGALSLTTFLLGFYNIYNVTAAVSLALSFNVPSATITAVVEDFLPPEGRSEVFYLRGKRCTLFLTKNPSGLTEVLKTINPKTTLGFLFAINDLAADGRDVSWLWDVDYTHLNEHPTFPIVCAGLRAGDMALCLKYNGIDPKRIKIQENRLKSILELLNEPVDELAILCTYTNLAPYRKLLCKLGDKHETIHLPSVSRSA